The proteins below come from a single Rosa rugosa chromosome 2, drRosRugo1.1, whole genome shotgun sequence genomic window:
- the LOC133734600 gene encoding receptor-like protein 7, with translation MFILSKFVMSHLVVAESLQSYTPPCHDDEISALLQFKQSFVINMSASSYEGAYPKISSWKSNNNCCSWDGIECDEETHHVIGLDLSSSCLYGSINSNNTIFHLVHLESLNLADNDFDSSQIPHTIRNFPKLRYLNLSYSVLSGQVPSEVSQLTKLSSLDLSHNGDMFLNEDLLRSLPQNLTGLKTLELPSIKISSTILNIFANFSHLTSLVLAECGMFGKLPFSLGNLRHLIHLDLSSNEFNDQIPSSFANLTQLAVLRLNSNQLSGPIPSSLGNLGKLTVLDLNFNKFQREIPESLFNVASLNRLLLAYNNLSGTVEFHKLLKLPNLKWLDLSGNNLDVITETRNMNASSIPRLEYLGLGLCNIREFPNFLRYQDTLFYLNLSWNGMHGQVPKWMWNTTRESLEFLDISHNLLSGFDQPPVVLPWVNLVGLDLSFNRLSGPLLVPSFQSMKFYQISNNKLTGEISPLICNASFLISLDVSNNHLSGMLPRCLGNFSSDLEVLSVGNNDFHGTLPHICPTNGSDLIMIDISRNQMQGKLPRSLANCLQLEFLVLSSNKFDDVFPIWLGTLSKLRVLAMSNSGFHGAIPRHQSSHDGFPNLRILDLSQNNFTGQFAFEFILSGKAIRGIHLYGSRYMSALGIAHYTDGWYLIAIYRYEYSITLMNKGLERYFQKVREDFMAIDLSSNRFEGKIPEFIGNLKGLRSLNVSSNILTSRIPPSLGNLTNLEALDLSHNKFLGEIPPSLLQLSFLQQFSVSHNNLTGRIPVGNQFSTFDITSYEGNPGLCGSPLPKKCSRLEGPELLTSTAEEDGVELDWKFAAAGLVSGLVVGVVLADFVITRFTERFIEIVALLIRLMKRMRRPRS, from the coding sequence ATGTTTATCCTTTCAAAATTTGTCATGTCACATCTTGTCGTGGCAGAGTCTTTGCAGTCATATACTCCTCCTTGCCATGATGATGAGATCTCTGCCTTACTGCAATTCAAGCAAAGCTTTGTCATTAACATGTCTGCTTCAAGTTATGAGGGTGCTTATCCAAAGATTTCTTCATGGAAATCAAACAACAATTGTTGCTCATGGGACGGGATCGAGTGCGATGAGGAGACTCATCATGTGATTGGACTTGATCTTAGTAGCAGTTGTCTCTATGGCTCTATCAACTCCAACAACACCATCTTCCACCTTGTTCATCTTGAGAGCCTCAACCTTGCTGACAATGATTTCGATTCCTCTCAAATTCCTCATACCATTAGGAATTTTCCAAAGCTCAGGTATCTCAACCTCTCTTACTCTGTGCTTTCTGGTCAAGTCCCGTCTGAAGTTTCACAATTGACCAAGTTGTCATCCCTTGATCTATCTCACAATGGTGATATGTTTTTGAATGAAGATTTGTTAAGAAGCCTACCTCAAAACTTAACTGGCCTAAAAACACTTGAACTTCCTTCCATTAAAATATCATCCACAATACTTAATATCTTCGCCAATTTTTCACATTTGACATCCCTCGTCCTAGCTGAATGCGGCATGTTCGGCAAATTACCATTTTCTCTTGGTAATCTGAGACATCTCATCCATTTGGACCTTTCATCTAATGAGTTCAATGACCAAATTCCTTCTTCATTTGCCAATCTTACCCAGCTCGCAGTACTTCGTCTTAATTCAAATCAATTATCTGGTCCAATCCCATCTAGTCTAGGTAATCTTGGCAAACTTACTGTTCTAGATCTTAATTTCAATAAATTTCAAAGGGAGATTCCTGAGTCATTATTCAATGTAGCAAGTCTCAATAGACTTCTTCTAGCTTATAATAATCTCAGTGGTACAGTGGAGTTCCACAAACTTCTTAAGCTACCAAATTTAAAGTGGCTAGATCTATCTGGTAACAATTTGGATGTGATCACTGAAACCAGAAATATGAATGCATCTAGCATTCCAAGGTTAGAGTATCTAGGATTGGGTTTGTGCAACATAAGAGAGTTCCCAAATTTCCTAAGATATCAAGATACATTATTTTACTTGAACCTTTCTTGGAACGGAATGCATGGCCAAGTACCAAAATGGATGTGGAACACAACCAGAGAGTCTTTGGAGTTCTTGGACATTTCTCATAACCTCCTTTCAGGCTTTGACCAGCCTCCGGTTGTCCTTCCCTGGGTTAACCTAGTTGGGCTAGATCTTTCGTTCAACAGGCTTAGTGGGCCATTGTTGGTACCTTCGTTTCAATCCATGAAATTCTATCAGATTTCAAACAACAAATTGACTGGAGAAATTTCACCTTTGATTTGTAATGCCAGTTTTCTTATTTCCCTTGATGTATCAAATAACCATTTGAGTGGTATGCTTCCCCGGTGTCTCGGAAACTTCAGTAGTGATCTTGAAGTTTTAAGTGTTGGAAACAACGATTTTCATGGCACTCTTCCTCATATATGCCCCACCAATGGAAGCGATTTGATAATGATTGATATCAGTCGTAACCAAATGCAGGGGAAATTACCGAGGTCATTGGCGAATTGTTTGCAGCTCGAGTTTCTCGTTCTTTCAAGCAATAAGTTCGATGACGTATTCCCCATTTGGTTGGGAACTCTTTCAAAATTAAGAGTTTTGGCAATGAGCAATAGTGGGTTCCACGGTGCTATTCCGAGACATCAAAGCTCTCATGATGGTTTCCCCAATTTGCGCATCCTTGATCTGTCCCAAAATAATTTTACCGGTCAGTTTGCATTTGAATTCATCCTCTCTGGAAAAGCAATCAGAGGTATCCATCTATACGGATCGAGGTACATGAGTGCACTTGGAATCGCACATTACACCGATGGTTGGTATTTGATAGCCATTTACAGGTATGAGTACTCAATCACGCTGATGAATAAAGGTTTAGAGAGATACTTCCAAAAGGTTCGTGAAGACTTCATGGCCATCGATCTGTCGAGCAATAGATTTGAAGGCAAGATTCCAGAATTTATTGGGAACCTAAAGGGGCTTCGCTCACTTAATGTATCCAGTAACATTCTAACTAGCCGCATCCCACCATCGTTGGGAAACTTGACAAATCTTGAAGCTTTGGATCTTTCACATAACAAGTTCTTGGGTGAGATCCCTCCATCACTGTTGCAGCTTTCATTCCTCCAACAATTCAGCGTCTCGCACAACAATCTCACAGGTCGAATACCGGTTGGAAACCAGTTTAGTACCTTCGACATCACTTCATATGAGGGCAACCCAGGTTTGTGTGGATCTCCATTGCCAAAGAAATGTTCACGTCTTGAGGGGCCTGAACTTCTAACTTCAACAGCAGAAGAAGATGGAGTTGAATTGGATTGGAAATTTGCTGCGGCGGGGTTAGTGAGTGGGTTGGTGGTGGGAGTGGTTCTTGCAGACTTTGTGATCACGAGGTTCACGGAGCGTTTCATTGAGATCGTTGCATTGCTGATCAGACTGATGAAAAGGATGAGAAGGCCCAGGAGTTGA
- the LOC133734607 gene encoding uncharacterized protein LOC133734607, translating into MAFGKRKPSRQEPIFEENYEGDVGEHEDNNIVEETQASNTESTDQSSSRNSHEQAQESQEIPMNSNIKPLLNEVIIASGAQGKNSGGTKTWTCKHCNSQFKSSYTRIHYHFFGNLPGKKSEIRRCQSLINNREEYERVRRMVMEAEKKGVSSSLKSSTILRQQPQKSTAGALDDMFKIMDKNSVDMKVMRGLCANGIPFNVLRNPQFHEMISAINHAPQGYKAPSSEKARTTLLDECKRSLEKELAPVKDTWFTHGVSIVSDGWSNMKHEPLINIIAANSRGALFLYAQDFSGIQKTGEVIADFMLTAIEDVGSSNVLQIVTDNAKNCESAGREIEKVHKHIFWSPCVVHTLNLIFKDLAKEFDWFRQIYNIGKAIVKFFLNHSHALAMFRSHSKLELLKVAKTRFASHYILLKRLIDCKEALASTVILQKWKDWVKTLDPEKRKLGENITQAVLADNFWDDVLAIVNITKPIYFLIKYCDGDGQKMGEIYERMDNMLGEIREVMSSGPHSNYFPQVEKIVLQRWQKMNYPIHCVGYALTPRFYDRAYLSKKAPGGFTRKSPNQDIEVITSLMEAFDKISEDREEAEVLRQQYAIFHQRKGIFATQAAQTDAVTMDAIDWWSTYGSQVPELAEVAQKVLAQPVSSSSAERNWSTYSYIHNVKRNRLNAERADKLVFIHSNIRLLSRFSEGYNNGTYKRWDINPESTEVDDSPMRLEDLRWRMLDRDYVDEEESSRTKSTSSRPVPPILNAQPIRPGTHQTDISRFAKARDSSGT; encoded by the exons ATGGCgtttggaaaaagaaaaccatcCCGTCAAGAACCAATTTTTGAAGAAAATTATGAAGGTGATGTCGGCGAGCATGAAGACAATAATATTGTTGAAGAAACTCAAGCAAGTAATACAGAGTCTACAGACCAATCATCGAGTAGAAACAGCCACGAACAAGCTCAAGAATCTCAAGAAATTCCAATGAATTCTAACATAAAGCCATTACTCAATGAAGTTATTATCGCCAGTGGAGCGCAAGGAAAAAATTCAGGTGGAACAAAGACATGGACCTGCAAACATTGTAATAGTCAGTTTAAGAGTTCATATACTCGCATTCACTACCACTTTTTTGGTAATCTCCCTGGAAAAAAATCAGAGATTCGTCGATGTCAATCATTGATTAATAATCGGGAGGAATATGAGAGGGTTCGCAGAATGGTTATGGAAGCTGAAAAAAAAGGAGTTTCTTCATCTTTGAAAAGCTCAACAATCTTGAGGCAACAACCGCAAAAATCCACCGCAGGTGCTCTTGATGACATGTTCAAGATTATGGACAAAAATAGTGTTGATATGAAGGTGATGAGAGGATTGTGCGCTAATGGAATTCCGTTTAATGTGTTAAGAAATCCCCAATTTCATGAGATGATTTCAGCTATAAATCATGCACCCCAGGGTTATAAGGCTCCATCTTCTGAAAAAGCAAGAACTACTTTGCTTGATGAGTGTAAACGAAGTCTGGAAAAAGAATTAGCTCCTGTTAAAGATACATGGTTTACTCACGGTGTTTCAATTGTTTCAGATGGATGGTCTAACATGAAGCATGAGCCACTTATCAACATTATTGCTGCAAATAGTAGAGGAGCGTTGTTTCTTTATGCTCAAGATTTTTCTGGGATACAAAAAACTGGTGAAGTGATTGCTGACTTTATGCTTACTGCAATTGAAGATGTGGGATCGTCAAATGTCCTCCAGATAGTCACTGACAATGCAAAAAACTGTGAATCTGCTGGGAGAGAGATTGAAAAGGTACATaaacatatcttttggtctccCTGTGTTGTTCATACCTTGAATCTTATTTTTAAAGATTTGGCAAAAGAGTTTGACTGGTTTCGGCAAATTTATAATATTGGAAAAGCTATTGTTAAGTTCTTTTTGAACCATTCACATGCTTTGGCCATGTTCAGAAGTCATTCAAAATTGGAGTTATTGAAAGTTGCAAAAACTAGATTTGCATCGCATTATATCTTGTTGAAGCGACTTATTGATTGCAAAGAAGCACTAGCAAGTACGGTAATTCTTCAAAAATGGAAAGATTGGGTGAAGACTTTAGACCCCGAGAAAAGAAAACTTGGGGAGAATATAACACAAGCTGTGTTGGCAGACAACTTTTGGGATGATGTGTTGGCTATAGTGAATATCACAAAGccaatatattttttaattaaatattgTGATGGTGATGGTCAAAAGATGGGTGAAATTTATGAAAGGATGGACAATATGCTTGGAGAAATAAGAGAAGTTATGAGTTCTGGGCCGCACTCTAATTATTTTCCACAAGTCGAAAAGATTGTGCTCCAAAGGTGGCAAAAAATGAATTACCCTATCCATTGTGTTGGATATGCCCTGACGCCAAGATTTTATGATAGAGCATATCTCAGTAAAAAAGCACCAGGAGGATTCACTCGAAAGAGCCCTAATCAAGATATAGAAGTGATTACAAGCCTCATGGAAGCATTCGATAAGATATCAGAAGATCGAGAAGAAGCAGAGGTATTACGTCAACAATATGCTATTTTTCATCAGCGAAAAGGTATTTTTGCTACACAAGCTGCCCAGACAGATGCTGTAACTATGGATGCCATTGATTGGTGGTCAACGTATGGTTCACAAGTTCCAGAATTAGCAGAAGTTGCACAAAAG GTACTAGCTCAACCAGTATCAAGTTCATCTGCTGAAAGGAATTGGAGTACGTATTCATACATTCACAATGTCAAGAGAAATAGGTTGAATGCTGAAAGAGCTGATAAATTAGTTTTTATTCATTCAAATATTCGTCTGCTTTCACGTTTCTCCGAAGGTTATAATAATGGAACTTATAAGAGATGGGACATTAATCCGGAATCAACGGAAGTAGATGATTCACCAATGAGATTGGAGGACTTGCGATGGAGAATGTTAGACAGAGACTATGTTGATGAGGAAGAATCATCGCGTACCAAGAGTACTTCAAGCAGACCTGTTCCACCCATTCTCAATGCACAACCGATTCGGCCAGGAACACATCAAACTGATATATCCAGATTTGCAAAAGCAAGAGACTCAAGCGGCACTTAG